A single window of Pseudanabaenaceae cyanobacterium SKYG29 DNA harbors:
- a CDS encoding NAD(P) transhydrogenase subunit alpha, protein MEGLISALFVFALASFAGFEIINKVPPTLHTPLMSGSNAISGISLIGALLVASSSQNPTLATVLGLIAVIAATVNVVGGFLVTDRMLEMFKKKEG, encoded by the coding sequence ATGGAAGGCTTAATCAGCGCTTTGTTTGTGTTTGCATTAGCTAGTTTTGCCGGCTTTGAAATTATTAACAAAGTCCCCCCTACCCTCCATACACCTCTGATGTCGGGGTCTAACGCTATCTCTGGTATTTCTCTGATTGGTGCGCTTTTAGTAGCCAGTAGTAGCCAAAATCCCACCTTAGCCACTGTTTTGGGCTTAATTGCTGTAATTGCCGCTACGGTGAATGTGGTGGGAGGTTTTCTAGTAACCGATCGCATGTTGGAAATGTTCAAGAAAAAGGAGGGCTAA
- a CDS encoding phycocyanin subunit beta, with translation MFDAFAKVVAQADARGEYLTPAQFDALSAMVAEGNKRMDIVNRISSNASKIVADAARALFAEQPQLIAPGGNAYTSRRMAACLRDMEIILRYITYAMFTGDASVLDDRCLNGLRETYLALGTPGASVAVGIQKMKDAAIAIANDPNNITRGDCSNLIAELATYFDRAAAAVV, from the coding sequence ATGTTCGACGCTTTTGCGAAAGTTGTAGCTCAGGCTGATGCCCGTGGGGAGTATCTCACTCCTGCTCAATTCGATGCCCTCAGTGCTATGGTTGCCGAAGGTAACAAGCGCATGGACATCGTCAACCGCATTTCCAGCAATGCTTCCAAGATTGTGGCAGATGCTGCGCGTGCTTTGTTTGCGGAACAGCCCCAGTTGATCGCTCCCGGTGGCAATGCCTACACTAGCCGCCGTATGGCTGCCTGCCTGCGGGACATGGAAATCATCCTTCGCTATATCACCTATGCCATGTTCACTGGAGATGCTAGTGTACTGGACGATCGTTGCTTGAACGGTCTGCGGGAAACCTACTTGGCTCTCGGTACCCCTGGGGCTTCTGTAGCAGTAGGCATTCAAAAGATGAAGGATGCTGCCATTGCCATTGCTAATGACCCCAACAACATCACCCGTGGCGATTGCTCCAACCTGATCGCTGAATTGGCTACCTACTTCGATCGGGCTGCTGCTGCTGTAGTGTA
- a CDS encoding MoaD/ThiS family protein, translating to MALKVLIPTPLQNLTNNQATIECEAANIREMLNTLEATFPGFKERLCDENGNIRRFVNFYVNSEDIRFLDGADTALKDGDEVSIVPAIAGG from the coding sequence ATGGCGCTGAAAGTTCTGATTCCCACACCCTTGCAAAATCTGACGAATAACCAAGCCACGATCGAGTGTGAAGCCGCTAACATCCGTGAAATGCTCAACACCCTGGAGGCAACCTTCCCTGGGTTCAAGGAACGCCTCTGCGACGAGAATGGGAATATCCGCCGTTTCGTCAACTTCTATGTCAACAGCGAAGATATTCGCTTCCTTGACGGTGCCGATACTGCCCTCAAAGATGGGGATGAAGTGAGCATTGTACCTGCCATTGCTGGCGGATAA
- a CDS encoding fatty acid desaturase: MQEAGQTTLTPIEFMGAPEGFNPTLALLIFAVILFALSTTGYWLWHWYPPLVFFLNFVSLYVLGTVIHDASHGVAHRNRIVNAVMGHISALLQGFVYPVFTRVHMQHHAHVNDPENDPDHFVSTGGPLWLIAVRFFYHEVFFFQRRLWRKWELWEWFFSRLLLVIVLTLGYYYGFLSYILTYWFGPAGIMGLLLGLFFDYLPHRPFQERSRWKNARVYPGWLLNILLLGQNYHLIHHLWPNIPWYNYQPAYYKMKPLLDAHGSPQSLGLWQLPDLGGFIYDIFLGIRFHHHK, encoded by the coding sequence ATGCAGGAGGCGGGACAGACTACTTTAACCCCTATTGAATTTATGGGTGCACCAGAGGGGTTCAATCCTACTTTAGCTCTATTGATTTTTGCAGTCATTTTGTTTGCTTTGTCTACAACGGGTTACTGGCTCTGGCATTGGTATCCGCCTTTAGTCTTCTTCCTTAACTTTGTCTCTCTGTATGTCTTGGGTACGGTGATCCATGATGCTTCCCACGGGGTAGCCCATAGGAATCGGATTGTCAATGCGGTGATGGGGCATATTTCGGCGCTGCTGCAGGGATTTGTGTATCCTGTCTTTACTAGGGTGCATATGCAACACCACGCCCACGTTAACGACCCCGAGAATGACCCCGATCACTTTGTCTCAACGGGTGGTCCCCTCTGGTTAATTGCGGTGCGGTTCTTCTATCACGAGGTGTTTTTTTTCCAACGGCGGTTGTGGCGCAAGTGGGAACTGTGGGAGTGGTTCTTTAGCCGTCTGTTGTTGGTAATTGTCTTAACTTTGGGCTATTACTACGGATTTTTGTCTTACATTCTCACCTACTGGTTTGGTCCAGCGGGAATTATGGGATTGCTCCTAGGGCTGTTCTTTGACTATTTGCCCCATCGCCCTTTCCAAGAACGATCGCGCTGGAAAAATGCCCGTGTCTATCCTGGTTGGCTGTTGAATATTCTGTTGCTGGGGCAGAACTACCATTTAATTCACCATCTGTGGCCTAATATTCCCTGGTATAACTATCAGCCTGCTTACTACAAGATGAAGCCCCTCTTAGATGCCCACGGCTCACCCCAAAGTTTGGGTCTGTGGCAGTTACCTGACCTGGGGGGGTTTATCTATGACATCTTCTTGGGAATCAGGTTTCATCATCATAAATAG
- a CDS encoding NAD(P)(+) transhydrogenase (Re/Si-specific) subunit beta, producing MADFLPSAIQLAYLAAVGLFILGLKRMSSPATARQGNILGAVGMFLAVGATLLDQHILNYTYLAVGLAIGSALGVWIAYGVAMTDMPQMVGFLNGLGGLASSLVAVGEYWRLTHSGTGIPIVVAISILLSVLIGNVTFTGSMVAFAKLQGIMPGTPIKFVGQQWVNGALLVGFLIGSGWILFQPDLWIFLTINLIALVVGVLLVVPIGGGDMPVVISLLNSFSGLAGSAAGFVVMNNILIVAGALVGASGLILTQIMCKAMNRSLLNVLFSGFGSVTAAGAAAGQTQGTIRQVDAEEAAMIMGYARSVVIVPGYGMAVAQAQHAVRELAEVLEKLGVDVKYAIHPVAGRMPGHMNVLLAEANVPYSQLYDMDDINPQFPYVDVALVIGANDVVNPSARTAKDSPIYGMPILEVDRAKHTIVIKRGMNKGFAGVENELFFKERTMMLFGNAKETVMALTNALKELEG from the coding sequence ATGGCAGACTTTCTACCGAGCGCGATTCAGTTGGCCTACTTGGCTGCGGTGGGCTTGTTTATCCTGGGCTTGAAACGAATGAGTTCTCCCGCCACTGCGCGTCAGGGCAATATTTTGGGGGCAGTGGGGATGTTTTTGGCAGTAGGGGCTACTCTTCTGGATCAGCACATTTTGAACTACACCTATTTGGCGGTGGGACTAGCGATCGGGTCCGCCCTAGGGGTGTGGATTGCTTACGGGGTAGCGATGACGGATATGCCCCAGATGGTGGGCTTCCTCAATGGTTTGGGGGGCTTAGCTTCTTCCCTGGTAGCAGTAGGAGAATACTGGCGCTTGACCCACAGTGGCACAGGAATACCGATCGTGGTTGCCATCTCCATTCTCTTGAGCGTGCTCATCGGTAACGTTACCTTCACAGGCAGTATGGTAGCCTTTGCTAAGCTGCAGGGGATTATGCCTGGTACACCCATTAAATTTGTGGGGCAGCAGTGGGTCAATGGTGCTCTGTTGGTGGGGTTCCTGATTGGCAGCGGCTGGATTCTCTTCCAACCTGACCTGTGGATTTTCCTCACCATCAATCTGATTGCCCTCGTAGTGGGGGTTTTGCTGGTAGTACCGATCGGGGGTGGCGATATGCCGGTGGTGATTTCCCTGTTAAACTCCTTTTCCGGCTTGGCAGGGAGTGCTGCTGGTTTTGTAGTGATGAACAACATTTTGATTGTGGCAGGTGCCTTGGTTGGAGCATCTGGGCTTATCCTCACCCAGATCATGTGTAAAGCCATGAACCGCAGTTTGCTCAATGTTCTCTTCAGTGGTTTTGGCAGTGTGACAGCGGCTGGGGCAGCAGCAGGTCAAACCCAAGGCACAATAAGGCAAGTAGATGCCGAAGAGGCAGCAATGATTATGGGCTATGCTCGATCGGTAGTGATTGTCCCTGGTTATGGCATGGCAGTTGCCCAAGCCCAGCACGCTGTACGGGAGTTAGCGGAAGTACTGGAAAAATTAGGTGTAGATGTGAAGTATGCTATTCACCCTGTGGCGGGGCGGATGCCTGGTCACATGAATGTGCTCTTGGCAGAGGCTAACGTACCCTACTCCCAACTCTACGACATGGATGACATCAATCCCCAGTTTCCCTACGTGGATGTTGCCCTAGTAATTGGTGCCAATGACGTAGTTAACCCCAGTGCCCGCACTGCCAAGGACAGTCCCATCTATGGGATGCCCATTTTAGAGGTGGACAGGGCAAAGCACACGATCGTGATTAAGCGGGGCATGAACAAGGGCTTTGCAGGGGTAGAAAACGAATTGTTCTTCAAAGAGAGGACAATGATGCTCTTTGGCAATGCCAAGGAAACTGTCATGGCTCTCACCAACGCCCTCAAGGAATTAGAGGGGTAG
- a CDS encoding Re/Si-specific NAD(P)(+) transhydrogenase subunit alpha produces the protein MKIAVVNETRGFERRVALVPSVIATLVKRGWTVTIETGAGLGANITDSEFQAVGAAIGNNKAQILAEADVIAKVSPPTPEEWEHLHAGQIVVGFLNPLGVPQTIAALNERGVTGISMEMIPRTSRAQSMDALSSQASIAGYKAVILAAEALPRYFPMLTTAAGTIPPARVLVMGAGVAGLQAIATARRLGAVVEAYDIRPAVKEEVQSLGAKFIEITLNEETTAQGGYAREISQNAQEYARQILTKHVQEADVVITTAQVPGKKAPILVTEEMIAGMKPGAVIVDLAAEQGGNCVGSQPGQTIEKNGVKILGPVNLPSTVAVHASQLYSKNICNFLQLLVKDKAIYLDFSDDIVSSACVCHGGEIRHPRVKEMLTPVQV, from the coding sequence ATGAAAATTGCTGTAGTCAATGAGACAAGGGGTTTTGAGCGCCGCGTAGCGCTGGTGCCCAGTGTGATAGCGACTCTAGTTAAACGGGGTTGGACGGTCACGATCGAAACAGGGGCTGGTTTAGGGGCTAATATTACTGATAGCGAGTTCCAGGCGGTGGGAGCTGCCATAGGAAACAACAAAGCGCAAATTCTGGCTGAGGCGGATGTCATTGCCAAGGTCAGTCCCCCTACCCCCGAAGAATGGGAGCATTTGCATGCTGGGCAGATTGTGGTGGGCTTTCTCAATCCCCTGGGAGTACCCCAAACGATTGCTGCTTTGAATGAGCGGGGAGTGACGGGAATCAGCATGGAGATGATCCCCCGCACCAGTAGGGCACAGTCCATGGATGCCCTGTCTTCTCAAGCGTCGATCGCTGGTTACAAAGCGGTAATTTTAGCAGCGGAAGCTCTCCCCCGTTATTTCCCCATGTTGACAACGGCGGCAGGCACAATTCCCCCCGCTAGGGTGTTGGTGATGGGAGCAGGTGTAGCGGGGTTACAGGCGATTGCTACTGCCAGACGGCTAGGAGCTGTAGTAGAAGCCTATGATATTCGCCCAGCGGTGAAAGAAGAGGTGCAGAGTCTGGGGGCCAAGTTTATTGAAATTACCCTCAACGAAGAGACAACTGCCCAGGGGGGCTACGCTAGGGAAATTTCCCAGAATGCCCAGGAGTACGCTCGCCAGATTTTGACTAAGCATGTGCAGGAAGCTGATGTAGTGATTACTACTGCCCAGGTACCAGGCAAAAAAGCGCCCATCCTGGTCACGGAAGAGATGATTGCAGGCATGAAACCCGGTGCTGTGATTGTTGACCTGGCTGCTGAGCAGGGGGGAAACTGTGTGGGGTCGCAGCCGGGACAGACGATCGAGAAGAACGGGGTAAAGATTTTAGGACCTGTCAACTTACCTTCGACAGTAGCTGTCCATGCTTCCCAGCTCTACAGCAAAAATATCTGCAATTTCCTCCAACTATTAGTAAAAGACAAAGCCATCTATCTGGATTTCAGTGATGACATTGTCAGCAGTGCCTGTGTTTGCCATGGTGGGGAAATTCGTCATCCCAGGGTAAAAGAGATGTTAACGCCAGTACAAGTCTAG
- a CDS encoding DUF3326 domain-containing protein, with product MFNVAVIIPTGVGAAIGGFAGDALPLVRALAAVCDWVVTHPNVVNGASLYYPLPNVLYTEGYALNQFAMGRWALRPGQGNPIGVIFDRAIESDLLLRHEQVMAAARATLGLDIPQAVITDTPLGVELRQGSSGATWGTIARPDSLLRAAVELLERNGRIKAIAVVARFPDEPESEILQKYRLGQGVDALAGAEAVISHLITRELELPCAHAPALRPLPLSPEVDPRACAEEIGHTFLPCVLVGLSHAPQIVSQLGHLLPGDLRSAQISAVIAPYTCCGSPALLAWWEQGSTIVLVRGNTTVLDVLPQDVGIRGIVVENYLEAIGVLVSMRAGVSPQALLR from the coding sequence GTGTTTAACGTTGCGGTCATTATTCCCACGGGGGTGGGGGCAGCGATCGGGGGCTTTGCGGGGGATGCTCTACCTCTAGTCCGTGCCCTAGCTGCAGTTTGCGATTGGGTGGTAACCCATCCCAACGTAGTCAACGGCGCCAGTCTGTATTACCCTCTCCCCAATGTCCTCTACACGGAAGGCTATGCCCTCAATCAATTTGCCATGGGTAGGTGGGCACTTCGACCGGGACAGGGAAACCCGATCGGGGTTATTTTCGATCGGGCAATTGAATCGGACTTGTTGCTTAGGCATGAGCAGGTTATGGCAGCGGCACGGGCAACTTTGGGACTGGACATTCCCCAAGCGGTGATTACGGATACCCCCCTCGGCGTGGAGCTACGGCAGGGCAGTTCGGGAGCAACATGGGGCACGATCGCCCGTCCCGACAGTTTGCTGAGGGCAGCGGTGGAGTTGCTAGAAAGGAATGGTAGGATCAAGGCTATAGCGGTGGTGGCGCGCTTTCCAGATGAGCCAGAGAGTGAAATACTGCAGAAGTATCGATTGGGACAGGGGGTAGATGCCCTAGCGGGAGCGGAAGCGGTAATCAGTCACCTAATCACGCGGGAGTTGGAGTTACCCTGTGCCCATGCCCCCGCCTTGCGACCCTTGCCTCTATCCCCAGAGGTTGACCCCAGAGCTTGTGCGGAGGAAATAGGCCACACCTTTTTGCCCTGTGTGTTGGTGGGGTTGAGTCATGCGCCCCAAATTGTTAGCCAGCTTGGTCATCTCTTACCTGGGGATTTGCGATCGGCTCAGATCAGCGCCGTAATTGCTCCCTACACCTGCTGTGGTAGTCCTGCTCTGTTGGCTTGGTGGGAACAGGGTTCGACAATTGTTCTGGTCAGAGGGAATACCACGGTACTAGATGTCTTGCCCCAGGACGTGGGGATCAGGGGTATTGTAGTGGAAAATTATTTGGAAGCGATCGGGGTGTTGGTATCTATGCGGGCAGGAGTTTCTCCCCAGGCGCTGCTACGCTAG
- a CDS encoding 4Fe-4S binding protein, with protein MKRRVNLTFPRTVVGVPVTYRLARDFNVAANIIRAQVAPDQVGKMVLELQGDMDQIESAIEWMRSLNITVSLQSKEIVIDEEVCVDCGLCTGVCPTQSLTLNPHSFRLSFNRSTCTVCEQCIPACPVGAISVHL; from the coding sequence ATGAAGCGGCGAGTTAATCTCACTTTTCCCCGTACGGTTGTGGGTGTGCCTGTCACCTACCGTTTAGCGCGGGATTTTAATGTGGCTGCCAATATTATCCGTGCCCAAGTCGCTCCCGATCAGGTGGGGAAAATGGTGTTGGAACTGCAGGGGGATATGGATCAGATAGAGAGTGCGATCGAGTGGATGCGTTCCCTGAATATTACTGTTTCCCTACAGAGCAAGGAGATCGTCATTGATGAGGAGGTCTGTGTGGATTGCGGTCTCTGTACAGGGGTCTGTCCTACCCAGTCCCTTACGCTTAACCCCCATTCTTTTCGCCTCAGTTTTAATCGCAGTACCTGCACTGTCTGTGAGCAGTGTATCCCTGCCTGTCCCGTTGGTGCTATCAGTGTCCATCTCTAG